The Podospora bellae-mahoneyi strain CBS 112042 chromosome 7, whole genome shotgun sequence genome includes a window with the following:
- a CDS encoding hypothetical protein (EggNog:ENOG503NZ8C; COG:M), producing MGEAINYDDYTVAWMCFDELVETALLFMLDEEHGTIRSSRSKLKDVIQQFIFGRASELGFVVYFRHPNLSNDQSSMFDLKSWDDLPDRVNESVIRKGDVVVSNLSDDGSLEYLRGGPLDESLRRIDTHAEPFGIYQHSCCEPGNPGPQVIITPNTKGFGMSQFGDGTLQGLVWVIGHLPSLLIQGVTDNCKADDSLGYPAATVAACARQITTELFASKQLLPTRIEDTLYFGASGWLTPSDFTTRHPAYIKQRFPGTWLSVLSSEKYRSWLLSPNRNILVCTGKEGIGKTIMASTIIQTLQDRFREDTTTGVAYVYLGDLPTEQGLPPIILSLFQQLAQSLSDVHTTLIATHAHLPAADDLAAILQGLDWVVARFSRLWIILDGINHCPPDIQSELFKKMLKLQENHGLKLLLTTS from the exons ATGGGTGAAGCCATTAATTATGACGACTACACAGTGGCATGGATGTGCTTCGATGAGCTCGTTGAGACAGCACTTCTGTTTATGCTCGACGAGGAGCATGGCACAATTCGAAGCTCGCGCTCAAAGCTTAAAGATGTTATCCAGCAGTTCATATTCGGCAGAGCATCCGAGCTCGGCTTTGTTGTTTACTTTCGGCACCCCAATCTAAGCAACGACCAGTCCTCTATGTTCGACTTGAAATCGTGG GACGACTTACCTGACCGAGTCAATGAGTCAGTTATTCGTAAGGGAGATGTTGTGGTTAGCAACCTCTCTGACGACGGCAGTTTGGAATACTTGCGTGGAGGCCCATTGGATGAATCCCTTAGGAGAATCGACACTCACGCTGAGCCGTTTGGTATCTATCAACACTCATGTTGCGAGCCGGGCAACCCTGGGCCGCAAGTCATTATCACCCCTAACACTAAAGGCTTCGGGATGTCACAATTTGGTGATGGCACTCTTCAGGGGTTGGTGTGGGTGATTGGACACCTTCCCTCACTTCTAATTCAAGGCGTCACGGACAATTGCAAGGCCGACGACTCACTGGGTTATCCTGCGGCCACAGTTGCAGCTTGTGCGAGACAGATAACCACTGAGCTATTTGCCTCAAAACAACTGCTGCCAAC GAGAATCGAAGACACTCTATACTTCGGGGCATCTGGATGGCTTACACCAAGTGATTTCACTACACGCCATCCCGCCTATATCAAACAACGATTTCCCGGGACCTGGTTATCGGTGCTATCCTCTGAAAAGTATCGTTCATGGTTACTCAGTCCGAATCGCAACATCTTAGTTTGCACAGGCAAAGAAGGAATTGGCAAAACAATTATGGCATCGACTATCATCCAAACCCTACAAGACAGATTCCGCGAAGATACCACGACAGGAGTCGCGTACGTCTATTTGGGTGACCTTCCCACCGAGCAAGGTCTACCACCTATCATCTTGAGTTTATTCCAGCAACTAGCGCAGAGCCTGTCAGATGTCCACACAACATTGATTGCCACGCATGCCCATTTACCAGCCGCTGATGAtctcgccgccatcctccaagGCCTGGATTGGGTTGTTGCAAGATTTTCACGATTGTGGATCATCTTGGACGGCATCAACCATTGCCCGCCAGATATCCAAAGCGAATTATTCAAGAAGATGCTTAAACTCCAGGAAAACCACGGCCTCAAGCTGTTACTCACCACATCATAG
- the TIM13 gene encoding protein translocase subunit (COG:U; EggNog:ENOG503P6U7; BUSCO:EOG09265PJ3), with amino-acid sequence MDSEGVKKAIVQATLQETNTANARALIEGITGSCFEKCVPKPGTSLSSSEKTCMSYCVEKYIASWNEVNGTYIRRLRQGAEGNH; translated from the exons ATGGATTCCGAAGGTGTCAAGAAAGCCATCGTGCAGGCCACTCTCCAAGAGACCAACACAGCCAACGCCCGTGCTCTTATCGAG GGTATCACCGGCAGCTGTTTCGAGAAGTGCGTTCCCAAGCCCggcacctccctctcctcgagCGAAAAGACCTGCATGTCCTACTGCGTCGAGAAGTACATTGCGTCCTGGAACGAGGTCAACGGCACCTACATCCGGAGGTTACGGCAAGGGGCTGAGGGCAACCACTAA